A stretch of the Longimicrobiaceae bacterium genome encodes the following:
- the pabB gene encoding aminodeoxychorismate synthase component I, with amino-acid sequence MTSRPGAEALTDRAPSAEPLVRFDSLDPARGPRSLRFSGHRATLAADGLAEVLPVLQRVEEAVSRGLHAAGFLAYEAAPAFDPALAVHPADPRLPLAWFALFEAREEVPALQGVPDEPFSLGEWTPSLGAEAYARRVAAIRELIAAGDTYQVNFTLRLDAAFAGSDLGLYGALCRAQRSAYGALLRLGGLSVVSASPELFFRWSEGELELRPMKGTRPRGRWEDEDAALAAELVASPKERAENLMIVDLLRNDAGRVSEWGSVHVPRLFETERYETVHQLTSTVRSRTVPGTGLADVLRALFPSGSVTGAPKVRTMQIIRELEDGPRGVYTGAIGFVSPGETVFSVGIRTLLVDRARGRAELGVGSGITYDAGAEAEYRECLDKARFATHPPADFELLETLLWEPPGGWFLLGGHLDRMAASARYFGFRFHEERVRAALSDTVSGSPDGPLRVRLLLARDGEVRAETSPLAPTPTAPARVALSTRPVDSRDPFLCHKTTRREVYTTRAAERPDCDDVILVNERGEVTESTIANVVARIGGALWTPPREAGLLPGVFRRHLLETGEVRERPLRPEDLRDAEELYLVNSVRRWRRAELVP; translated from the coding sequence CGGGCTGGCGGAGGTGCTCCCCGTCCTGCAGCGGGTCGAGGAAGCGGTCTCGCGGGGGCTCCACGCCGCGGGCTTCCTCGCCTACGAGGCCGCCCCGGCCTTCGATCCCGCCCTCGCCGTCCACCCCGCCGACCCGCGGCTTCCGCTCGCCTGGTTCGCCCTGTTCGAGGCGCGCGAGGAGGTCCCCGCGCTGCAGGGGGTCCCCGACGAGCCCTTCTCCCTGGGCGAGTGGACCCCTTCGCTCGGAGCGGAGGCGTACGCACGGCGCGTGGCCGCCATCCGGGAGCTGATCGCCGCGGGCGACACCTACCAGGTCAACTTCACCCTGCGGCTCGACGCCGCCTTCGCGGGGAGCGATCTGGGGCTGTACGGGGCGCTCTGCAGGGCGCAGCGGAGCGCGTACGGGGCGCTGCTGCGGCTGGGCGGCCTCTCGGTCGTGTCCGCGTCGCCGGAGCTGTTCTTCCGCTGGTCGGAGGGGGAGCTGGAGCTGCGGCCCATGAAGGGGACCCGGCCGCGCGGGCGCTGGGAGGACGAGGACGCCGCGCTCGCCGCCGAGCTGGTGGCATCGCCCAAGGAGCGGGCGGAGAACCTGATGATCGTGGACCTGCTGCGGAACGACGCGGGCCGGGTCTCCGAGTGGGGCTCGGTGCACGTCCCCCGGCTGTTCGAGACCGAGCGGTACGAGACGGTGCACCAGCTCACCTCCACCGTGCGCTCGCGCACCGTCCCCGGCACCGGCCTCGCCGACGTGCTCCGCGCGCTCTTCCCCAGCGGCTCCGTCACCGGCGCGCCCAAGGTGCGGACGATGCAGATCATCCGCGAGCTGGAGGACGGTCCGCGCGGCGTCTACACCGGCGCCATCGGCTTCGTGTCACCCGGGGAGACCGTCTTCAGCGTGGGGATCCGCACGCTGCTCGTGGACCGGGCGCGCGGCCGGGCGGAGCTGGGGGTGGGGAGCGGGATCACCTACGACGCCGGGGCGGAGGCCGAGTACCGCGAGTGCCTGGACAAGGCCCGCTTCGCCACGCACCCGCCCGCCGACTTCGAGCTGCTGGAGACGCTGCTGTGGGAGCCCCCCGGCGGATGGTTCCTGCTCGGCGGCCACCTGGACCGGATGGCCGCCTCCGCGCGGTACTTCGGCTTCCGCTTCCACGAGGAGCGCGTCCGGGCCGCGCTGTCCGACACCGTCTCAGGCTCTCCGGACGGTCCGCTGCGCGTCCGGCTCCTCCTCGCCCGCGACGGCGAGGTGCGAGCAGAGACGTCGCCGCTCGCGCCCACGCCGACGGCTCCCGCCCGGGTCGCCCTCTCCACCCGGCCGGTCGATTCCCGCGACCCGTTCCTCTGCCACAAGACCACGCGGCGCGAGGTCTACACGACCCGCGCCGCGGAGCGCCCGGACTGCGACGACGTGATCCTCGTCAACGAGCGGGGGGAGGTCACGGAATCCACCATCGCCAACGTCGTGGCGCGCATCGGCGGCGCGCTCTGGACACCGCCGCGCGAGGCCGGCCTCCTGCCCGGCGTCTTCCGCCGGCACCTGCTGGAAACGGGCGAGGTCCGCGAGCGGCCGCTCCGCCCGGAGGACCTGCGGGACGCGGAGGAGCTCTACCTCGTCAACTCGGTCCGCCGCTGGCGGCGCGCCGAGCTGGTCCCTTGA
- a CDS encoding cation transporter — MTDGQLRTRALRLSYFTVAYNLVEGLVSVVAGALAGSVALVGFGLDSFVESLSGGVMIWRFGGAQGEAASCDAEKREERALKLVGYTFWILGAYVLYESVEKLLGGERPEPTGLGIAIVVVSLVVMPALYLAKRRTAERMGSRSLAADSKQTLACMGMSAAVLLGLILNQTLGLWQADPVIGILIAALLFREGRETITEGKLCSC; from the coding sequence ATGACGGATGGACAGCTTCGCACGCGGGCGCTCCGCCTCTCCTACTTCACGGTGGCCTACAACCTCGTGGAGGGTCTGGTCTCGGTGGTCGCCGGGGCTCTCGCGGGGAGCGTCGCGCTGGTGGGGTTCGGCCTGGACAGCTTCGTGGAGTCGCTCTCCGGGGGCGTCATGATCTGGCGCTTCGGCGGGGCGCAGGGGGAGGCCGCCTCGTGCGACGCGGAGAAGCGCGAGGAGCGGGCGCTCAAGCTGGTGGGCTACACCTTCTGGATCCTGGGCGCCTATGTGCTCTACGAATCCGTGGAGAAGCTGCTCGGGGGTGAGCGGCCGGAGCCGACGGGGCTGGGGATCGCCATCGTCGTCGTCTCGCTGGTGGTCATGCCGGCGCTCTACCTGGCGAAGCGGCGCACGGCGGAGCGCATGGGGAGCCGGAGCCTGGCGGCGGACTCCAAGCAGACGCTGGCCTGCATGGGGATGTCGGCGGCGGTGCTGCTCGGGCTGATCCTGAACCAGACTCTGGGGCTCTGGCAGGCGGACCCGGTGATCGGGATCCTGATCGCGGCGCTGCTGTTCAGGGAGGGGCGGGAGACGATCACGGAAGGGAAGCTCTGCTCGTGCTAG
- a CDS encoding metalloregulator ArsR/SmtB family transcription factor, with protein sequence MLLADTRQDAALRAKLFRGLSDPSRLAILEAVRPGPRSVGEIVDATGLGQSNVSNHLACLLGCGLVAREQRGRHAFYRLADERVDALLALADALLADVASGVGECPRCAS encoded by the coding sequence ATGCTGCTCGCGGACACACGACAGGACGCCGCCCTCCGGGCGAAGCTGTTCCGGGGACTCTCCGACCCGTCGCGCCTCGCGATCCTGGAGGCCGTGCGCCCGGGGCCGCGGAGCGTCGGCGAGATCGTGGACGCCACCGGGCTCGGCCAGTCCAACGTCTCCAACCACCTCGCCTGCCTCCTGGGCTGCGGCCTGGTCGCCCGGGAGCAGCGCGGGCGCCACGCCTTCTACCGCCTGGCCGACGAGCGCGTGGACGCCCTGCTCGCCCTGGCCGACGCGCTGCTGGCGGACGTCGCATCCGGCGTGGGCGAATGCCCTCGCTGCGCTTCCTGA